ttcattataatataattcatTTGGATTTGATCTTTCTTATTCTCACCTCCATACTTATTGTTAATGTATGTCTGTGTACTGTCACCTGGTTAAGCCCTGGTTCCTGCTGTAGTCCTGGTTGCCATGACGAAAGCCCGTCTCCACTACAGCCCTGTGTTCCTCTGGCTCTCTCTGCTCTGGGTCTGTACTCCATCTGCTCCGTCAGCCACATCTGTGTGCGCAGAGCAGGTTGGATGGGCGAGCTTCTGTCAGTGGGAGGAGCCACAGGTGAGTCTGCTTGTTTTGATAAGCTTAAGCCGTACACTTGCACCCCACTCTGACCCCGTTTATCCTCAGCTGATGCGCTGAAGCTCATATCCAGACTGCTGTGTCTCACTGGGGAGGACAGAGCTGAGGAGAGGGACAAACTGCTGGATCTAGTGCTGGGGTTGTAgcgacagcagggggcagcacctGGTGAGCGCTGCAGCAGGCTGTGGCAGTGCAGTGAGGAGCACAGAGGTAAATACAGGTCCACGTTAGAGCCAAGAGGCTCCTTTTTGTAGCCATGTAACAGACCTCTGTCCAGAGAGCCTTGTGAATCTGGATTATACTGACAGCCTGATGTCTTTGCAGAGCTGCTCTCAGTCCCAGAGGACAACTTGGTGAGAGAGGAGCACCTGCGGATGGGCTGATGGTCCCTCATATTCAGACAGCCTGGTGCACACAGGTGAGACGAAGGTGGTGTAAGATGTAGGGAAGACCTGCTCCACTGAGCTGTGCTGCTGGGTGAGGAAGCTGTTCTGATACTGGTGCTGGGTGAGGAAGACGAGGGGACGACGTCATCGTCCAGGCTGAAGTGGTGCTGAGTCAGTGCCTGGAAAGACAGAGGTGTGGTACTGGAACTGGAGTCATCTGCAGGAACATCGTCATCaaaacgtcatcatcatcatcatcatcaacagccTTCAAAAAGTGATCATTGGTTATAAGACATGTTGACTTTGCCGTGTGTGGACCCACGGAGCCATCATCACTGGAACCAGACTGTGACTGAGTCCTTGTTTAGACTTAAttggatttttaagcatatccagattgtatctagcttgatttttttggcagtctgataaaaaacacatgagatcAGAGATCTGCAATTCTGTTTGAATTTTTACTGATCTGTTTCAATCTGAACGTCTCGGTCGCTCAGATAGAATTTGTCTTCTGCATCCCTCACAGCACGAGATcaacacagtggaagacaatCTATTGCAGGAACGTTTGAATTTGTGTTATTCGCATATCTCTCGAACCGATGAGACACCTGTCTTGCTATGGGCACAGGTAAgtgcagtgccaactttgacATTATTTGGAGAAGATATCGGTAAATATatcggtaaaagaagcacaTGTTGCCTTTCGCCACTTTACTGTTGCCAATTTCATGAGGAAGACCAGATTAGACAATGTCagtatggacacacacagattggatctgatcacttgcaatatATAACATGatcagttggtcaggaagatcagctGAACAGTGAACTGAACAATGAACTGCTCAGTGAACTGAATGAACAGTGAACTGAgcagtgaacagtgaactgaacaataaaatgaacaatgaaATGAGCAGTGGATTGAACGGTGAACTGAACAGTGAACTGAACagagaactgaactgaacagtgA
This genomic interval from Solea senegalensis isolate Sse05_10M unplaced genomic scaffold, IFAPA_SoseM_1 scf7180000016827, whole genome shotgun sequence contains the following:
- the LOC122763421 gene encoding centrosomal protein of 85 kDa-like → FDDDVPADDSSSSTTPLSFQALTQHHFSLDDDVVPSSSSPSTSIRTASSPSSTAQWSRSSLHLTPPSSHLCAPGCLNMRDHQPIRRCSSLTKLSSGTESSSAKTSGCQYNPDSQGSLDRGLLHGYKKEPLGSNVDLYLPLCSSLHCHSLLQRSPGAAPCCRYNPSTRSSSLSLSSALSSPVRHSSLDMSFSASAEDKRGQSGVQVYGLSLSKQADSPVAPPTDRSSPIQPALRTQMWLTEQMEYRPRAERARGTQGCSGDGLSSWQPGLQQEPGLNQMLMTSGLPVNSLVKVKEGLLRQRELEINRQKQQILQLHARIRENELRAQQVLLSHRGWFDHAHILNAKEAVVRSDRLCADEELGRKLAAAELEVLHLNDLYKQVTQKYTEDIRKLQEKIKTRDRYISSLKKKCQRESEQSQEKQERIETLEKYLCDLPTLEEVQAQAQQVHTHTHTHTLCLHSFINTSTVKNITVTC